Within Vicia villosa cultivar HV-30 ecotype Madison, WI linkage group LG1, Vvil1.0, whole genome shotgun sequence, the genomic segment GTTGGGGAGAGGTGACTACCTACACTAAGCTCATGCCGCGTGCCAGTGCATTCAGCCCCCTCAGAGGGAACCAGGTGTCGGATCCTTACAGGCGCAGACTTGATCGGATGGCTGCCGAGGACGTACGTTATGACTGCTATGCTGAGCACCGGGAGATGGTTCTCTTTGATGAGATAGCACTGTATTATGGATGGTTGGCCTCCAACTCGACCATCATTGTACGTTATCTTCCGGAGCGCGTCATGCGTCAGTTTGGCTATGCACAGACGATACCTCACGACCCTGTAGTCTCCGCTCCTATCACCATGACTCGTCGACAgttagatgaggtctttgcagactGGGAGCATCACATGATTCTTGAGGAGGCTTGAGCGACGAGAGCAAAGAGAGACTAGAGCTGCGTCGAGGGGTACATTACATGGTACTACAGAGTGTCACACCCGTACATGTTGTCCACTGCCCTTGGAGATCATTCCAGACCAGCCCACGAGGAGATTGTGTCAGGACTGGTGGGACACTTGACGCTAGAGGCAGAGTCATGAGAGGGCATGGTGGACGCAGATGCAGAGGCTGGGCCAGAGGCAGAGGCGAGCAGCAGGATGATGTCTGACACACACAATAGTGATACCTGTGGTTTTTTTGATGTTTGTATTTTTTTGATGATGTATGTATGTTACTTATGTTACTCTGATGGATGCATTATTTTAGTTTTACATTTTTGTAACCAAAGTTTAGTTTTGGAATGAAATGAAcatgatttgaaaatataacggactgttccgtaggtacatctacggaacactctgttTTCACCACGtgtcgtagatgcatctacggaaggctTCCTCAACTGAAACCATTTGCTTTTTAACTatactataatatttttttaatgcttccgtagatgtatctacgaaagaaaacacatttttttacaaaatagaGGTGCTTCCGGATATGCATATACGAAATTAGGAAGCAAAATTGAAATTTCGCGTGGTGTCTAAGAAATCTATAGTGTGTATTGAGAAGTCGTCCAcgataaaaatttattaacaatTAACCATTAATAATTTGTCTTTTCATCTAAAATGTACTTTTTAACGATCAAATCTATTTTTACCTCTAAATCTATAAATTAATGGATAGCATATTAAAGAAATAAGATCGGTTTAGATTGTCTTTTGAAGAACTATAGGTAATATTATCAAAACACAAATGAATCACATATATAGTTTACAAAAATTACATTATATATTTGTTAACTACATGTAAGTTGTAACTAACTAATGTGAACTACAAAGACAAGGGTTGAAGCCTTAATTAGATACCCAATTGGGTGCGAGATATTGTCAATGTTTGTTGGTTTTATTGGTCTTCTTGGTTGGACAATCCTTGCCGTATCATGTGGTAATGTTTACTTAtgatattttcaataaaaatattagcTTAAAAGTATGATTTTAACagaaacaaaaattcaaaaatgtgttgttttacatttttaatgcaatattaaataatttatttaaattttattcaaaattaataaaGACATATTTTAATAAGTACTTTTTagtttattgattttttaatcaTATAAAAGACATAGTttattgacaaaaaaaaaaaggcgGAATGTGTATATGTTTTTGACATTTTGTAATTAGACTTTTATATCTTTTTAACTTTGTCATATAGTGCTGCTGCATCATTATTGATCTTTCTTTCAATAatccaattttttataaaaaaaattaaaactatatatTTGTTAAGAACTTATACTGTATTTTATAATTGAATTCAACATAGTTAATAACTTTTATTATGAGCGTGCATTATTTTCAGTGGACATGTGACATGAGATAGAGGGAGCATGTATTCCTTGTATCTTAGACTATAATCGAAGTggttttttggtttgaaaattttaaaatttaaatcaattttaattttaaaatttaaaataattttaaaatcagttttgaaaatatgaaaaaccAAAAGCGATtttaaacataaacataaaaataaatatttaaatttataatatatttatttaataataatttaaataatagtgattgattctttttataaaaaaataatagtggTCTAAAATAATTGTTGTGGATAAATAATTTTCAGAGTGGCGGCCAACGTATGTTAGAGCAGCAGTTTTAGTGGTGGTCAAAGGAGTGACTGATAGTAGTTTGATGTTGTGGATGGAATGATGGGCGTTTGTGATAAGAGTGGTGATTGTCGATGCTCGAAGCGAatgttagaataataataatcGTTGGTTATCTATCAGATTAATAATTGAAGATGAATGTAATAGCGAGTAATATTAGTTAAAAATGTGGTTGGTGGTGAACAACAATAGTGACTTGAGTGATAGTTAAAGTGGTGGTTAGTAGTATTGAGGAATGCTAATAACACTCTCTTATCAATACTCTCTCCATCACtcgtttttttattggttgaaacacaTGTGAGTCCTACCACTTTATATGAAATCCATTTCCAAAGTGAGATACCCATATGTGTTTCATCCAATAAGAGAGTGAATGTTGGAGAGAGTGTTAGAAAGAGAGTGTTCCTAGCACTCCTCTAGTAGTATCTAGATTAGAGACTACATATAGATAGAGTAGTGAACATTAATGATTCGGATGGTGGTTAGAATAGTGGTTTCTAGTGATCAAATTAATGATTGTCGGTGGTCATTGATCAGAGTGATGACTAACAATGGTTGGAATGGAGATATGTTGTGGCCATGGTCAAAATTAAAGCTGTCAAAATGAGTCCGACTCATTGGACCGACCAACAAACCCTAGTTTTTAGTGTAGGCCGGGCCGCTAAAAAACATTCAAAAAACATGACCCAATCTTTTTTGTCCAGTCCACCAAACCTATATGTTTTATGAGTTAGGTTGGCAGACCAAACAAACTTTGGACTGACGcagtaatattatatatatatatatatatatatatatatatatatatatatatatgtatatatatatatatatatattgatttgatgaatattttaaatattattttaattaaatttatgattactttttatttatactatataattttttgtcctttatattattttttataaaattaaaactataataataaaatatgcgTCAAATTGCCACATCAAACCATGCCATTCATTAAAAACTAAGTTGAACTCATTTTTAATAGTCTACTAGTaagaaacccgtgctatcgcacgggttcCGTCTGAATTCACATCACATGTCTATGAAATTATCATTTGTAAAGTTTGAATTCATTAATCAATTGGTTAACATTGACATAGTTACAAATATATGTTAATTATATACACCAACTTTTAAACATTGATTCAAACTTACAGTAAATCGTACAACCGATTAtctaatttcaattatataaaacataagagaaatatttaaaagatgaaCGTTAAAATGAACAGTCTACAACTGGTATCTCttagatacgttcacatctacccgtgaatCCAGATGAGTTAACAAAATTCAGTTTAATCCAAATGAGTTTATTTTAAAACTacatatttgaataaaataatttttccaATTCAAATAATATTACTTTTTAGATATTAGTCaatttattaaacctaaaatCTATAACAGCTTCCCGTGAAATATCAGTTTTAAATCCTTCTTGTTATATCATATTTACAAATTTTACAAACCTACCATATATGACAGATCCCCGTCAAATTTGAGTTCCAAATGAATATTTACACACCAaggtattttaaaattttaaaatttcagtTCTAAATAAATATCTTCTCTATCTTTTTTGTCTGGGAGAATTTCATAATAGAAGTTTAACTCtacaaaattttgtaaattttacaaattttaaataaaaatataagaaatttttttaaacatgtaactaataataatga encodes:
- the LOC131651235 gene encoding uncharacterized protein LOC131651235, coding for MPRASAFSPLRGNQVSDPYRRRLDRMAAEDVRYDCYAEHREMVLFDEIALYYGWLASNSTIIVRYLPERVMRQFGYAQTIPHDPVVSAPITMTRRQLDEVFADWEHHMILEEA